The proteins below come from a single Tigriopus californicus strain San Diego chromosome 3, Tcal_SD_v2.1, whole genome shotgun sequence genomic window:
- the LOC131878417 gene encoding uncharacterized protein LOC131878417: MRKKIPPAPLALSAASLQTKTAPAFTNEDPEINGRGRPHSRRNLLGPFRLAQMLGLFPVTGSAFTSNSSATSTDSIEFRPCSLRLLGTICLLVVIVIMEGFGLINIFFLGKNKKDYLVSNDGLVIQYGLVVADVAPLIHYGATVLGISSLLRLAWNFSSIGPQWRLAHEESSSSLVVINDLSPTTTTTPSQSSPGSCALIMFLVMASSLCQAVFGTLVANLVLDEAFQNASDQSVGQYLQSNFFSKYAIGSHNFLVAIMDESFFTGILTFFISNYTVFVWIVLDLTLVLMGQDVWGLVDILNHRPTSSNLRAIRTQHWRLCQLVGKLGQSGVNQLILAFYGGNMYFLWIHITSLSSHVQVDPIINNPLMSRTNGEGGGHGSAAFTVEQLYLTYQIWATCRQGLRFGMISHYAVKIASGLKRGTLDKFVLSYSDRSSDVTGERRHEAVNGAGGGMSSLSVPLASSVESGNRKSGVSSSTSSSSSSSSSTSSSSSTSSSSSSCVGLMLDLEEIQRLKTQCLIHHNGFQIGCLFPLKKRALVFTLVFMAISLLWASRFEATQILSNHPNLRNVLPDGQNTPSSEVQLVRRQHLNIVHW, translated from the exons ATGAGGAAAAAGATACCCCCTGCTCCATTGGCCTTAAGCGCGGCTTCACTGCAGACAAAGACCGCTCCGGCATTCACGAATGAGGATCCAGAGATAAATGGGAGGGGCCGACCACATTCCAGGAGGAATCTTTTGGGACCATTTCGCTTGGCTCAGATGTTGGGGCTTTTTCCCGTGACCGGATCTGCTTTCACATCTAATTCGTCCGCTACCTCAACGGATTCCATTGAATTCCGACCTTGCAGCCTTCGTTTGCTGGGAACGATTTGTCTTCTCGTGGTGATTGTCATCATGGAAGGCTTTGGtttgatcaatattttcttcCTCGGCAAAAACAAGAAGGATTATCTGGTCTCGAATGATGGCCTGGTCATTCAATATGGTCTTGTGGTGGCCGATGTCGCACCTCTGATACATTACGGAGCTACC GTATTGGGAATCTCCAGTTTGCTTCGATTGGCGTGGAATTTCTCATCGATCGGACCTCAATGGAGATTAGCCCACGAGGAATCCTCTTCGAGCCTCGTCGTGATCAACG ATTTGagcccaacaacaacaacaacaccttcccaatcatccccaGGATCTTGCGCTCTCATTATGTTCTTGGTCATGGCTTCGTCTCTGTGTCAAGCGGTTTTTGGAACCCTCGTGGCCAATTTGGTCCTGGATGAGGCATTCCAAAATGCATCGGACCAAAGTGTGGGCCAGTATTTGCAA AGCAACTTCTTCAGCAAATACGCCATTGGGTCGCACAACTTCTTGGTGGCCATCATGGACGAGTCTTTCTTCACGGGGATCCTCACCTTCTTCATCTCCAACTATACGGTCTTCGTGTGGATTGTGCTGGACCTCACCCTGGTTTTGATGGGCCAGGATGTTTGGGGTTTGGTGGATATCCTCAACCACAGGCCGACCTCATCGAATCTCCGAGCAATCCGGACCCAACATTGGCGGTTATGCCAACTCGTTGGGAAATTAGGCCAATCCGGAGTGAATCAATTGATTCTGGCCTTTTATGGCGGCAACATGTATTTCCTTTGGATTCATATCACCTCCTTGAGTTCCCATGTCCAAGTGGACCCGATCATCAACAACCCCTTGATGAGCCGGACTAACGGCGAGGGTGGTGGTCACGGATCGGCGGCGTTCACCGTCGAGCAACTGTATCTTACCTATCAGATCTGGGCCACCTGTCGGCAGGGGCTTCGATTTGGGATGATTTCCCATTATGCCGTGAAGATTGCCTCCGGACTGAAGCGAGGCACGttggacaaatttgttctTTCATATTCGGACAGATCATCTGACGTGACGGGCGAAAGACGACATGAAGCTGTGAATGGGGCTGGAGGAGGGATGTCTTCGTTGTCGGTACCTTTAGCCTCCTCGGTTGAGAGTGGAAACAGAAAATCTGGCGTGTCATCCTCcacctcgtcgtcgtcgtcgtcgtcgtcgtcgacttcttcatcatcgtcaacgtcgtcgtcgtcgtcctcctgTGTTGGTTTGATGCTGGACTTGGAAGAAATCCAAAGATTGAAG accCAGTGCTTGATACACCATAACGGGTTCCAAATCGGGTGCCTCTTCCCATTAAAGAAACGAGCCCTGGTGTTCACTCTCGTTTTCATGGCAATTTCTCTCCTCTGGGCCTCGAGGTTCGAGGCCACTCAAATCTTGTCCAACCATCCCAATTTGAGGAACGTTTTACCGGACGGCCAGAACACGCCTTCTTCGGAAGTCCAATTGGTTCGAAGACAGCATTTGAACATTGTTCATTGGTAA